Proteins from one Impatiens glandulifera chromosome 2, dImpGla2.1, whole genome shotgun sequence genomic window:
- the LOC124927494 gene encoding uncharacterized protein At1g15400-like has protein sequence MDGLQRSEISFRRQGSSGLVWDDRFLSGELKQETDNPDQDKKLQQQGPESEEPKPIHIKQQTYRTVKDVSPTIDPPSPKVSTCGFCSIFTKPNQKHNRSSAIAKRKFK, from the coding sequence aTGGATGGATTACAGAGATCTGAAATATCATTTAGGAGGCAAGGATCGTCAGGTTTGGTCTGGGATGACAGGTTCTTGTCAGGCGAACTGAAACAAGAAACAGATAATCCTGATCAAGACAAGAAGCTGCAGCAGCAGGGGCCAGAATCTGAAGAACCTAAACCCATACATATAAAACAACAGACCTATCGAACCGTTAAAGATGTTAGCCCAACAATTGATCCTCCTTCACCTAAGGTTTCTACCTGCGGTTTCTGTTCTATCTTTACAAAACCCAACCAGAAACATAACAGATCATCAGCAATAGCCAAACGTAAGTTcaagtaa